Genomic segment of Armatimonadota bacterium:
ACGCGACCAAAGAGAAAGCGGCCAACAACATTCGCTCGGCAACGTCTGAGCAGACGACGGCCCTCGATCCTCACCGCGAATTCTCGCTGGAGCAGGCGCTATCCTGGCTACGGGACGACGAACTTCTGGAAGTCACGCCCAAGCAGTTGCGATTCCGCAAGAAGATTCTCGACCATAGCGAGCGCCGCGTGGCCGAGCGACGAAGCGAAGTCGTCGTCTAAAAAAAGCCCCGGAGCGTTGCGCCGGGGCTTTTTTGTGTTTGAAGGTTGGATTTCTTACTTGCGTCGTCGTCGGGCAAGAGCGAGAACGCCAAGGCCGAGAGCCGCGATGGATGCGGGCTCCGGAACCGGGTCGTCGGCGTGAATCTTGTAGGTGACGATACCGGAATCGTAGGTATTGTCGATTGCATTCGGTGCATCGTCAAAGACTTCCCAAAGGTGGAAATAGACGGTGTCATCGCCTAAAGCATGGACGGGACCTGCGGAAATGAATCCGCCCGACGAAAGAGGTCCATCCGAACCGCTTGCATCTAGCGAAGATGGAGCTACGTCGATGTATTCGCTGGCGTCCGTGTTTTCCAATGAGAAAACCGAGTCCGAGCACCAACTGCCCGGGGCAACCGTGTGGAGTACGACATTATCCCACGAAACATCGGTGACTACGTAGTTGCTGTAGTCGTGCGCAAAGTAGGAGTCCAAATTGATGAAGACGGCGTAATTGTCCGGATCGTAGACGTTTGGGTTGTTCGGATCGTAAAGCCCATCCACGCTGTTCAGCCCAGTAAGGTCAAAGGAGATCGTGAGGTCCGTAGCGTGCGCCCCCGCTGCTAGGACGCCGAGCGCCCCAATCAAGAGTAGTTTTTTCATAGATTGCCCAAGTGCGAGCAGACACAATCTCTGCCCGACCCCTACATCCTATCACTGATCTGCTAATTTGAAAACCTCTTCAAAAGGTTTAGCAAAGATTATCAAGCATATTTACTGGGAAAACTAGGTAACTCTACCGAGCGACGATCGGCTCTTCTACCCACCAGTGCCGAATTCATCCTTACAAGCGCAGGGCTAAGTATAAGTTCCTTTTGAATTAACCTTAAACGATTCGCGGCTAATCAAACTAAGACTTTGGGCTGGATCGGAGTCTCCTCACCAACCTCGACTCGATAGGCCATTGCGGAGGGTCTCGACGACACGAATTGATAAAGATTTTCGTCGATGTAATGCGCTGCGACTCCATCGTCACAGGCAAATCCAGGGCCCATTTCCCCCTCATCTAGCATCCGTTTGAGCGATGGTCGTCGATCCGATTCCCCGTCATAGTGAGGGCAAAAACTTCCGTTCAGCCAGCCTAGTCCTTTCCAGGGTGCGAGAGGACCCATCGAGTCCGTACTGAACTCCTCGAACCAGCAGTTGGCTCCGGCGCTGATGCCTGCCAACACCGTACCGTTCTCGTACGCCTTTCGGATGGCCGAATCTAGTCCCCAGTCTTTCCAGAGCAGGAGCAGATTTCGGGTGTTGCCTCCACCGACGTAGATCACGTCCTGGGCCATCATGAAGTCGTCGAAGTCCAGCCGATGCGGCCAAAATAAGCTCAGGTGCGATGCTTCGCATCCAAGGCCTTCAAACGCCTCATAGAACCGGCGTGTGTAGTCTTCGCTATCGGCGCTGGCGGTCGGAATGAAGCAGACCTTCGGCTTGTCGGCTTCCACCAGCGACAGCACGTATCGATCCAAGGCCAGATTGTCCGGCTCCATGCTAAATCCGCCTCCACCCATCGCTACGATATGCCGCATATCCGTCCATTTTGCCTGAACCTGCCGCCGCTTTCCACCGTATCCTGTAGTGAAATGAGCGCGCGGTACACGCCGAAAGAAATCCATCCGTCGATTTTCGAGCAGGTGCTTTCGGTCACCGGCGGGTACATGAGCGGCAACGTAACAGACTCGAAAGTCACGGCCGCCGGCAACAAGCACACCCAGGTTTGGATGGCCGAATACTGGAAGGGCATTTTGCTGTGGCTCGTCCTGATCATCCCCGTCATTGCCATGCTTCCGTGGCTGAAGGAGCATGTGGGCAAACCGGCTGTGCTGGCCGCCTTTTTCAGTGGAATCATCGCTTGGCTAAGCCTCGGCTATTGGGGCCTCCAGAAGAATCGTGGCCTGCTCACCTGGGAGGAAATCGAAGCGGTTCGATCTGCCTTGGATCTGAACGAGAATCAGACCCTCTATCTCGACTGCCTGCGGTACATCGAAGAGTGTTCGATCCTCGACAATGAGCAGAAGAAAACGTGGCGCGCCGCTCTGTACCAAGCGCTGGATCAGGCCGTGACGCTCGAAAAGCTTTCCAGCGAAATGACGCACTCCGCAGGAGGCAAGGATCACGCCGAGTCGCTCGCCGAAATCGAGCGACTGGAAGCATTAGCAGATCGAAGCTCTGACCCGGTCGCCCAGAAAGCATATACCGAAAGCGCCAATTTGGCCAGGGATCGAATGGCGAAGTGGGATGGTGTGGCCGTCCAAGCCGAGCGGACCGAGGCGCATCTGGAATTGACTCGCCAAACTCTGCTCAAGACCCGCGACACGCTGAAGAGCCTCAGCCTGGAACAGCAACGCACGGTCTACGTCGACCTCGAACCGCTACGCGCCAACCTTGGGCGAATTCAGTCGGATGCCTTCGAAATTCAGCGGGCGATTGAAGAACTCAGGGAAATCTGAGCCGAGCGCATGAGACCTTGCTCGCTTCACCCGCTACTCGGGCTTCTTGCCCGTCTCGCAAGTTACCACCGAGTGAATTCCGCCACGGGCGCTGAAGTTTCCAACCACGCGCATCCAGCGCGGCTTACACGCCGCCGCCAGTTCGTCCAGCATCTGGTTGATCACCGCTTCGTAGAAAATGCCCTTGTTGCGAAAGTCGAGGTAGTAGTACTTCAGGCTCTTGAGCTCGATGCACGTCTCGTCAGGGATGTATTCCAGCTCGATGGTGGCAAAGTCCGGCAGCCCCGTCTTGGGGCAAACGCTCGTGAACTCGGGGTTCACGTGCTTGATCGTGTAGTTGCGGTTCGGATTCGGATTCGGAAAAGTCTCCAGCTCGGCCATATCGAACCCATAGTTTACTTTGCCACATCGATGAACTGGCTGACCGACTCCGCATCGCTGAATCCGAATCCGATGGTGTACTGATTTCCGGGATATCGCTTTGGCACCGCCTTTTGAATGACTTGATTGCCCTCACGAAGTTCTCGGCCATAGTCAATCAGGCCGTCAAAGAAGTGAGAGTGGAGCGTGACTCTCATAGACCTAAGCTCACTCGGCGCGACACCGGCAGAAACAATTGTCTTTGCCATGCCATAACTGCAAGAACCGGATTCCGAAAGCATCTTTACGATCGTGTCAATGGCTGCCTGTTGCTGGTCGGTTCCAAGGGTTGCAATGGCGAGGCCATCATCGGCCGAGGCGGCCGCCATTTGGTTGGAAGTTAGCTGGGACAAGAACCGTAGGGCATCATACGAGTTAGCAACGCCAAAGGCATCAAAGGTTGTTAGAGGATAATCCACTTCTTCATTGGTGAGTTGATCTTCACGAAAACTGCCTGCGACCTGAATGAAGAAATTGAGGTCGTGGGGTGTATTCACCGACTCGAATTTTGACCATTGCGCTTCCGAGGCTTCGTGCCGTCGATGAGTCCAATACCGAAAGTTCCTCGCCAAGAAGAAGCCTGAATCTTCCTTGCAAAACGTCTTGTTGTCCTCGACCAACTTTTGAATGTAGGTCTTCGCGTCAGGATAATTGCGATTCAGTTGCACCCAATTCGTGGTGCAACTCCGATCGGCTTGAGCGACAACCGGGATTCCTGTCGCAAGGTGAAACCACCGCAAATGATCCCCCAATCTTCGCTTCATCGAGGACCAAGGAGAGGGCCAAATCTTTGTACTCGCGTCGAGCTTCTGTGGAAATTTCTCGGCGACGTCCTGCACGTGGGTCCAAGGTTCTAAGTCTTCGTAGAAAGGAAGTTTCTTGAGTGTCCCGGGGACGCCCTCATTAAAGGTCTTTGCCGAGAACACTCCATTCGTATGGCTGGCACCGGGATTGCCCTTCATGCCAGGATAGACTCCGTAGGAATTGAAGCTTGCCCGGATGTCGCCGGTAGCCGGACGATATCGCACAATCTCAAAGACCAAAGGCGTCACCTTTCGAGGATTCCCATCGGCGTCCGTAATGGTGAAGTAGGAGGATTGGTCTTGATCAGCTGGATCGAGTTTGAGCCCCGGGCCGGGCATGGTGCTTGCGACCAACGGTTCTCCTTTCCAAAATTGTTCTTTCTGGGCATCGCTGAGCCGCAAAAAGACTCTTCCAAGGCCAGTCATGTAGCCATCGCCGATCGTTCGAGATGCAGCCAAGTACTGCCTGTTGGCCTCCTCCAACCTTGTGGGATCATTGGCCTTCGTGGCTGCTTCAAGTTCGTTCTCGAAAGGATCCAGGAGCTCGAACTTCCTTCTCGGTGGGAGCAATCCAAATCGCTTATCAGAATTTGGATCAGGCGGCGTATTCTTGGCGGCATATTCGCAAGCTGAGATCAGCGCTTCGGAGTATTTCTTCGACAATTCATCTTCAGCCAAGTTGAAGACCTTTTCGTGGTTTGCCTTCGGGATGTCCATTTCCAGCCGGTATCCGTTACCGTCTTGCACCCACTGACAATCAAGGACTTTGGCGACCTCGTCCATAACCGATGAAAGCGACTTCTTTTCAACAAAAAGGTCCACCTTTAGGTCCGAAATATTGCGATTGACCTTAAGCGGGACGTGGGACATCGCCGAGAATTCGTTGCACACGTCCGTGATCTGCACCAGGCTCTTATCGAGATCAACAACCTCTTTCAATCGACTATCGGTAAGAATGGATGCCTGAACGAGAAGAGCGATAGTCACGATCATGATGTTTGATAATCCGGCTGATGCCGAATGCCCGAAATATTATAGGGGAGAAAACAGTACTTGACGAAGTCCCGTAACCAGGGCTTTGGGAAAGTTCCGCGTTACTTGGGCTTGAAGAGCGTCAGGAACTGGCCGACGGTTTCCTTCTCGCCCAGGGCAAATGTAAAGCTAATTTGCGTCGCCGGACGCTTTTCCTGGCTCCGGGCTGAAACAACCGCGTCGCCGTCCTTGATTTCGTCTTGGTAGTCCACATAATCCTTGTGCTCCGTCTCGGTGACCTTAAAGGTCATCTGCCGGAGGGTGGTGGGCTCCAGGCCGCGCGCGATCAGCGCCTTCGCCATCTCGTACGAGCAACTGCCGTTCTCGACGATGAGATTCAGGACCGTCGACTGCATGAGTTGAATCTGTACGGGGTCGAGCATGTCCGCCGAAAGCCCGCCTTTGTCGCGGGCGGCGTCCCGCTGCGACTTCGAGAGCGAAGCGTAAAACTTCAGCGAATCGTAGCCCGTGAGCACACGATCCACGCCCACGGTGTTGACCGGATAGCCGATGAACTCGTTGCCCATTTGGTCCCTTCGCAACAGACCGGCGATCTTGACCGCCTCATCGAAAGTCATTGGAACCTTGGCGTCGTGATCCTCGATCCGCCGCCAAGCCGACTCGGACGCTTCGTAAGCTCGATGCGACCAGAACCGGAAGTTGCGGGCCACCAGATATCCATTGTCAGCGCGGCAATAGGTGTCGGAGTCAGCCATCATCGCCTTCAGGTATTCGCCCGCGGTTTTGTAACCCCGCTCGAGGTTGATCCAATTCCAGAGGCAGCTTCGGTCCGCTTGGGCCACAACCGGAATGCCGGTGGCGAGGTGGAACCACCGCAAGTGGTCGCCTAACCGCCGACGATGGTTGGACCACGGCGAGGGCCAGGATTTCGTCTTGGTGTCGATCGACTGAGGAAAGCCTTTCTCGACCGCGTCCTGGTCCATCCAGGGCTCCAGGTCTTGGTAGAAAGGCATCTTCTTCAGGAAGTCCGCGATGGGCAGGTTGGAAGACGAGCCGCTGAACGGGCCGCTCATCTTGGCCGACGAAGCGCCCCCGCCGAACTCCTTGGGGTACGCGGCGTAGACGTTCATGCTGCACCGCAGCATGCCGGACGCGGGGTCGTAGCGGATGATATCGAAAAGGTCCTGTTCCACCCGGTGTTGTTGGC
This window contains:
- a CDS encoding PEP-CTERM sorting domain-containing protein, which codes for MKKLLLIGALGVLAAGAHATDLTISFDLTGLNSVDGLYDPNNPNVYDPDNYAVFINLDSYFAHDYSNYVVTDVSWDNVVLHTVAPGSWCSDSVFSLENTDASEYIDVAPSSLDASGSDGPLSSGGFISAGPVHALGDDTVYFHLWEVFDDAPNAIDNTYDSGIVTYKIHADDPVPEPASIAALGLGVLALARRRRK
- a CDS encoding peptidase E, which produces MRHIVAMGGGGFSMEPDNLALDRYVLSLVEADKPKVCFIPTASADSEDYTRRFYEAFEGLGCEASHLSLFWPHRLDFDDFMMAQDVIYVGGGNTRNLLLLWKDWGLDSAIRKAYENGTVLAGISAGANCWFEEFSTDSMGPLAPWKGLGWLNGSFCPHYDGESDRRPSLKRMLDEGEMGPGFACDDGVAAHYIDENLYQFVSSRPSAMAYRVEVGEETPIQPKVLV
- the queF gene encoding NADPH-dependent 7-cyano-7-deazaguanine reductase QueF is translated as MAELETFPNPNPNRNYTIKHVNPEFTSVCPKTGLPDFATIELEYIPDETCIELKSLKYYYLDFRNKGIFYEAVINQMLDELAAACKPRWMRVVGNFSARGGIHSVVTCETGKKPE